The Pseudomonas sp. FP2309 genome has a window encoding:
- a CDS encoding CheR family methyltransferase: MKSAPLRSPNVPQRKDLTPSNLSFPVVGIGASAGGLRAVKAFFEHMPKDCGMAFVVVLHLSPDHQSVADKIIQESTGMPVSQVNGATPIDKNRVYVISPAHVLSMNDGYLSVSPAVREGGSHIAIDLFFRDLADTHKERAFCLILSGTGSDGAVGLSRIKEQGGITLVQTPEDAEFDGMPLAAIETQMVDLVLPVVEMPQKLMDLWRNAQSIILPTADDPEIKTSPPATERDAAVAEQLLLDILIQLRACTGHDFKHYKRATVLRRIERRLQVTAQPDLAAYYNYLQDNPEETKALLGDMLIGVTNFFRDREAFEALERDVIPNLVKSLEDSVPHREEVRVWSAGCSTGEEAYSLAMLVAEQLALDASGAKMQVFATDIDERAITHGRNGVYPEAIITDVPPPRLRQYFAKEKNQHYRVRKEIREKVLFAKHSLLADPPFSQIDLIVCRNLLIYLDREVQRDILQMFHFALRPGGYLFLGSSESADGCLDLFVPVDKRNRIFRVRAGSSAMRRAPTMPRSGYLRPTTTPTATETKAPNKVSFADIHLRALEQAAPPSVIVDVQADILHMSEGAGRFLRYVAGEATHNLLALVHPDLRLDIRTTLFQVQQSNLPVTSRKVRIQRDEGACLVDITARPFRHDGTESDYVLVIFQETEIGPQTSAAGATSHAENEIMGNLERELQRTKLHLQDTIEQSEIASEELKASNEEMQAVNEELRSATEELETSKEELQSINEELLTVNYELKTKVEETDKVNDYLTNLIASTDIATVFVDRNMRIRWFTPRATDIFSMLPVDTGRSLMDITHRLDYPEMTDDAATVFESLSMIEREISSKEDRWYIARLLPYRSSEDHIDGTVLTFIDITKRRQAEEELRLGEERMRLVAESTHDFAIIILDDQGTITDWNTGAELIFGYNKAEVLGTYYDLIFSPEDREAGAPESELRAAREKGRGEDERWHVRKDGSRFYCSGEVTQLKSDSLQGYVKIARDLTGHKRTQDEQSQRLMETQTKSHLKDEFFAVMSHELKHPLNLIQLNAELLRRLPATKTADPAIKAVNTICEAVSSQARIIDDLLDVARVRTGKLKLKKQPIDLIRMLQDVHAVVLADGRRRQVTLQTPSDQGPMIVDVDPTRIEQVIWNLVNNALKFTPEGGQVQLVLSRSDGRAQLDVIDSGTGLAEDSLEKIFDLFGQAENQHQTHQREGLGIGLSLVRQLVEAHDGSVSVHSKGLGFGCTFSVWLPLCEQQDLLPFDSEQGEDERLEGIKVLLVDDSTEVLDVLNLLLAMEGAQVSAFSDPENALKAAHEGQYDLIISDIGMPKMNGHELMRQLRTIGHLRRVPAIALTGYGAGGNQKKAVESGFSTHISKPVAHDSLITVIEKLCRLPR, from the coding sequence ATGAAGTCTGCCCCCCTGCGGTCTCCTAACGTACCGCAACGCAAGGACCTGACCCCCAGCAATTTGAGTTTCCCGGTGGTGGGAATCGGCGCGTCGGCAGGTGGACTGCGGGCGGTAAAGGCGTTTTTCGAGCATATGCCCAAAGACTGCGGCATGGCGTTCGTCGTAGTCCTGCACCTTTCCCCCGACCATCAAAGCGTGGCGGACAAGATCATTCAGGAGTCGACCGGCATGCCGGTTTCTCAGGTCAATGGCGCCACGCCCATCGACAAAAATCGGGTGTATGTCATCTCGCCCGCCCACGTCCTGAGCATGAACGATGGCTATCTGTCGGTATCGCCAGCGGTACGTGAAGGCGGTTCGCATATTGCGATCGACCTTTTTTTTCGCGATCTGGCCGACACGCACAAAGAGCGCGCGTTTTGCCTGATCCTCTCCGGCACTGGATCGGACGGCGCGGTCGGCCTGTCTCGAATCAAAGAGCAAGGCGGGATAACGCTTGTCCAAACCCCCGAAGATGCCGAGTTTGACGGTATGCCACTGGCTGCCATCGAAACGCAAATGGTCGATCTGGTGCTTCCCGTGGTGGAAATGCCGCAGAAGTTGATGGACCTATGGCGCAACGCTCAGTCAATCATCCTGCCCACCGCCGACGATCCCGAAATCAAAACCTCCCCGCCTGCCACCGAACGCGATGCAGCCGTCGCGGAGCAGTTATTGCTGGACATTCTGATTCAGCTGCGCGCCTGTACCGGCCACGACTTCAAGCATTACAAGCGCGCCACGGTGTTGCGCCGTATCGAGCGGCGCTTGCAAGTGACCGCCCAACCGGACCTCGCAGCCTATTACAACTACCTCCAGGACAACCCGGAGGAAACCAAGGCCTTACTGGGCGACATGCTGATCGGTGTGACCAACTTCTTTCGCGACCGCGAGGCCTTCGAAGCGCTAGAGCGGGATGTGATTCCCAACCTGGTGAAATCACTCGAAGACAGCGTGCCGCACCGTGAAGAGGTACGCGTCTGGTCGGCCGGCTGCTCCACCGGCGAAGAAGCCTACAGCCTTGCCATGCTAGTGGCCGAACAACTGGCTCTGGATGCAAGCGGCGCGAAGATGCAGGTGTTTGCCACCGATATAGACGAACGCGCTATCACCCACGGCCGCAACGGTGTGTACCCCGAGGCAATCATCACCGACGTGCCGCCGCCGCGGTTGCGCCAGTACTTTGCCAAAGAGAAGAACCAGCACTATCGGGTGCGCAAAGAAATCCGCGAGAAGGTGCTGTTCGCCAAGCACAGCCTGCTGGCCGATCCGCCGTTTTCCCAGATCGACCTGATCGTGTGCCGTAACCTGTTGATTTATCTGGACCGCGAAGTGCAGCGCGACATCCTGCAGATGTTCCACTTTGCGCTGCGGCCTGGTGGGTATCTTTTCCTCGGCTCCTCGGAATCGGCCGACGGATGCCTGGATTTGTTTGTGCCGGTGGACAAACGAAACCGCATTTTTCGGGTGCGCGCCGGCTCTTCCGCCATGCGCCGCGCCCCGACCATGCCGCGAAGCGGTTACTTGCGCCCGACCACCACGCCGACGGCGACTGAAACCAAAGCGCCCAACAAAGTTTCGTTCGCGGATATCCATCTGCGGGCCCTGGAACAAGCCGCGCCGCCCAGCGTGATCGTCGATGTCCAAGCCGACATCCTGCACATGAGCGAGGGCGCCGGGCGATTCCTGCGCTATGTCGCCGGCGAGGCCACCCACAATCTGCTGGCCCTGGTGCACCCTGACCTGCGTCTGGACATCCGCACCACCTTGTTCCAGGTGCAGCAATCAAATCTGCCTGTAACCTCCCGCAAGGTCCGAATCCAACGTGACGAAGGTGCGTGCTTGGTGGATATTACTGCCCGCCCTTTTCGCCATGACGGAACCGAAAGCGACTACGTACTGGTGATCTTTCAGGAAACCGAAATAGGCCCTCAAACGTCGGCGGCAGGCGCTACCAGCCATGCTGAAAACGAAATCATGGGCAACCTGGAAAGGGAACTGCAACGGACCAAATTGCACCTGCAGGACACCATTGAACAGTCGGAAATCGCCAGCGAAGAACTCAAAGCCTCCAACGAAGAAATGCAGGCGGTCAACGAAGAGTTGCGCTCGGCCACGGAAGAGCTGGAAACCAGTAAGGAAGAGCTGCAGTCGATCAATGAAGAACTGTTGACCGTCAATTACGAACTCAAGACCAAGGTGGAGGAGACGGATAAGGTCAACGATTACTTGACCAACCTGATTGCCTCCACCGACATCGCCACTGTCTTTGTCGACCGCAACATGCGCATCCGCTGGTTCACGCCACGCGCCACCGATATTTTCAGCATGCTGCCTGTGGACACGGGGCGTTCACTGATGGACATCACGCACCGCCTCGATTACCCGGAAATGACCGATGACGCTGCGACGGTGTTTGAGTCGCTGAGCATGATCGAACGGGAAATCAGCAGTAAAGAGGACCGTTGGTACATCGCGCGATTGTTGCCCTACCGCTCCAGCGAGGACCACATCGACGGCACTGTGCTGACATTCATCGATATCACCAAGCGGCGCCAGGCCGAAGAGGAACTGCGCCTGGGCGAAGAACGCATGCGTCTGGTCGCCGAAAGCACCCATGACTTTGCGATCATCATCCTCGATGACCAAGGCACCATCACCGATTGGAACACCGGAGCAGAACTGATCTTCGGCTACAACAAGGCTGAAGTGTTGGGCACCTATTACGACTTGATTTTTTCACCGGAGGATCGTGAAGCTGGCGCCCCCGAGAGCGAGCTGCGCGCGGCCCGCGAAAAGGGTCGCGGTGAAGATGAGCGCTGGCATGTGCGAAAGGACGGCAGCCGGTTTTACTGCAGCGGTGAAGTCACGCAGCTCAAGAGCGACAGCTTGCAGGGCTACGTCAAGATCGCCCGCGACCTGACGGGCCACAAACGCACCCAGGATGAGCAGAGCCAGCGCCTGATGGAAACTCAGACGAAGAGCCATTTGAAAGACGAATTTTTCGCGGTGATGTCCCATGAGCTCAAGCACCCGTTGAACCTGATCCAGCTGAATGCGGAATTGCTGCGCCGCTTGCCCGCGACCAAGACGGCGGACCCGGCGATCAAAGCCGTGAATACGATCTGCGAGGCCGTGTCGAGTCAGGCCCGCATCATCGACGACCTGCTCGACGTTGCCCGGGTGCGCACCGGCAAGCTCAAGCTGAAAAAACAGCCGATCGACCTGATTCGCATGCTGCAGGATGTCCATGCCGTGGTGCTCGCCGATGGCCGCCGGCGCCAGGTGACACTGCAGACGCCCTCGGATCAAGGGCCAATGATCGTCGATGTCGACCCCACGCGCATTGAGCAAGTGATCTGGAACCTCGTCAACAACGCGCTCAAGTTCACCCCGGAGGGCGGTCAGGTGCAGTTAGTGCTCAGCCGCTCGGACGGGCGTGCCCAGTTGGACGTGATCGACAGTGGCACCGGCTTGGCCGAGGACAGCCTGGAGAAGATTTTTGACCTGTTCGGGCAAGCGGAAAACCAGCATCAGACCCATCAGCGCGAGGGCCTGGGGATAGGTTTGTCCCTGGTACGCCAACTGGTTGAGGCGCACGATGGCTCAGTCAGTGTCCACTCCAAAGGGTTAGGCTTTGGCTGCACCTTCTCGGTATGGCTGCCCCTGTGCGAACAACAGGACCTGCTCCCTTTTGATAGCGAACAGGGCGAGGATGAGCGACTTGAGGGTATCAAGGTGCTGCTGGTGGATGACTCCACCGAGGTGCTCGATGTGCTGAACCTGTTGCTGGCGATGGAAGGCGCCCAGGTCAGTGCGTTCAGTGATCCTGAGAACGCACTTAAAGCAGCCCATGAGGGACAGTACGACCTCATCATCTCGGACATTGGTATGCCGAAGATGAATGGTCATGAGCTGATGCGTCAGCTGCGCACCATCGGCCACCTGCGCAGAGTGCCCGCCATCGCGCTCACAGGCTACGGTGCCGGTGGCAACCAGAAAAAAGCGGTCGAGTCGGGCTTCAGTACTCATATCAGCAAACCGGTCGCCCACGATTCGTTGATTACCGTCATCGAAAAACTGTGTCGCTTACCTCGTTAA
- a CDS encoding ClpP family protease: protein MALHIIHFTGPVTASTCSQLIEKATLAVQQGASGLVVNIATMGGECSYGFTMYNVLRSLPIPVHTHNLGTVESMGNIIFLAGERRTACPHSKFLFHPFHWHVQGAVDHSRMSEYAMSLDYDLQLYARIVAERTQEAREKLETERYLTAEPRILDPQQAVAAGLVHAIEQPLIKAECANSFIHA, encoded by the coding sequence ATGGCTTTACACATTATTCACTTTACCGGGCCGGTCACCGCCTCGACGTGCAGCCAACTGATCGAAAAAGCCACGTTGGCCGTCCAGCAAGGCGCATCCGGCCTGGTGGTGAACATCGCCACCATGGGCGGTGAATGCAGCTACGGCTTCACGATGTACAACGTTCTGCGTTCCTTGCCTATACCGGTTCATACCCATAACCTCGGCACTGTGGAATCGATGGGCAACATCATCTTCCTTGCAGGCGAGCGCAGAACGGCGTGCCCGCACAGCAAATTCCTGTTCCATCCGTTTCACTGGCATGTTCAAGGTGCCGTCGACCATTCGCGCATGTCCGAATACGCGATGAGCCTCGACTACGACTTGCAGTTGTATGCCCGGATCGTGGCCGAGCGCACTCAGGAGGCCCGTGAAAAACTGGAGACCGAACGCTACCTCACCGCAGAGCCCCGCATTCTTGACCCGCAACAAGCCGTCGCCGCGGGGCTGGTCCACGCGATCGAACAGCCGCTCATCAAGGCGGAGTGCG